A window of Rufibacter sp. LB8 contains these coding sequences:
- a CDS encoding bile acid:sodium symporter family protein: MHSLLNQLSRLPQEQTPIGLVPAKQPSVSFRKRIGLDNFLLLLLASLGLAYVWPEAGDRNSPLPLEEISTYGVACIFFFYGLRLSPTKMKEGLSDWRLHLVVQFSTFLLFPALVWAVFFMTGGLGLEPLLWLGIFYVATLPSTVSSSVVMVSIAGGNLPGAIFNASISSLLGVFLTPVLLGIFSSASSTSGAGIDLNSVILKLLLQVVAPVTLGVLLHSRLGRLAEAHKAKLRIFDQAIILLIVFSSFCESFSQNLFTDYSATTLFLLGLSMLGLFLLVTWLISFFCRRLGFTRENRIVAIFCGSKKSLVHGTVMSKVLFPGAATVGIILLPLMLYHALQLMAASMMAQKMARENPPSETEMA, translated from the coding sequence TTGCATTCATTACTTAACCAATTGAGCCGCTTGCCACAGGAACAAACCCCCATCGGGCTGGTGCCCGCCAAACAACCTTCGGTCTCATTTAGGAAACGGATTGGGCTGGACAATTTTCTGCTGCTTCTGCTGGCAAGCCTGGGCTTGGCCTACGTGTGGCCAGAGGCCGGCGACCGCAACAGTCCCTTGCCCTTGGAGGAAATTTCCACGTACGGTGTGGCCTGCATCTTTTTCTTTTATGGCCTCCGGCTGAGCCCGACCAAAATGAAAGAAGGCCTTAGTGACTGGCGCTTGCATCTGGTGGTGCAGTTCAGCACGTTTTTACTGTTCCCGGCGCTGGTGTGGGCGGTATTTTTTATGACGGGCGGACTGGGGCTGGAGCCTTTGCTGTGGCTGGGAATTTTTTACGTGGCCACGCTGCCTTCCACGGTTTCTTCCTCGGTGGTGATGGTGTCCATAGCGGGCGGAAATTTGCCGGGAGCCATCTTCAACGCCAGCATCTCCAGTTTGCTGGGGGTTTTCCTCACGCCGGTTTTACTGGGAATTTTTTCCAGCGCTTCCTCCACGTCCGGAGCCGGAATTGACCTCAACAGCGTGATTTTAAAATTACTGCTGCAGGTGGTGGCGCCCGTGACCTTAGGCGTCTTGCTGCATTCCCGGTTGGGGCGGTTGGCCGAGGCGCACAAAGCCAAGCTGCGTATTTTTGACCAGGCCATCATTCTGCTCATTGTGTTTTCGTCTTTCTGCGAATCTTTCTCGCAGAACCTGTTCACCGACTACAGCGCAACCACTCTTTTCCTTTTGGGCCTAAGCATGCTGGGCCTGTTTCTGCTGGTGACCTGGCTGATTTCCTTTTTTTGCCGACGGTTAGGTTTTACCCGGGAGAACCGGATTGTGGCCATTTTCTGCGGCTCCAAGAAATCTTTGGTGCACGGCACGGTCATGTCTAAAGTGTTGTTCCCGGGGGCGGCCACGGTGGGCATCATTCTGTTGCCGCTCATGCTGTACCACGCCTTGCAACTCATGGCCGCCAGCATGATGGCCCAGAAGATGGCTCGGGAAAATCCTCCTTCAGAAACTGAAATGGCCTAA
- a CDS encoding helix-turn-helix transcriptional regulator, with protein sequence MKNNVRNERVAVKLTQEDLAKKIGVSRQTINAMESNKYIPSTVLALKVALVLQKKVEDLFFLEDDD encoded by the coding sequence ATGAAGAATAACGTTAGAAATGAGCGCGTGGCGGTCAAGCTCACCCAGGAAGATCTGGCCAAGAAAATTGGCGTGAGCCGGCAGACCATCAACGCCATGGAAAGCAATAAATACATTCCCTCCACGGTGCTGGCCCTCAAAGTGGCTCTGGTGCTGCAGAAAAAAGTAGAGGACCTGTTCTTTTTAGAGGACGATGATTAA
- the mtaB gene encoding tRNA (N(6)-L-threonylcarbamoyladenosine(37)-C(2))-methylthiotransferase MtaB, translated as MKKVAFYTLGCKLNFSETSTLSRIFQERGFEKVDFTDTPDIYVINTCSVTDNADKKCRKVVKEALKHSPNAFITIVGCYAQLKPKEISEIPGVDAVLGAAEKFQLVDILATFEKKDAPQVHASPVSEANTFVNAYSFGDRTRTFLKVQDGCDYSCTFCTIPQARGKSRSNTIEKVVDEATEIGLSGVKEIVLTGVNTGDFGLQDGERKENFFQLIQELDRVETVSRFRISSIEPNLLSEEIITFVANSQRFMPHFHVPLQSGSNKILKLMRRRYLRELYAQRVAWIKAAMPHACIGVDVIVGFPGETEEDFLETYNFLNDLDISYLHVFPYSERANTSAINLPGVVPQKDRNRRADMLRILSEKKKRAFYESQIGYEGQVLFEADITDGYMEGFTENYVRVVAKYDPVLVNEQKHVRLTNLTPAGLMEAEDTFAEMLAH; from the coding sequence ATGAAAAAGGTAGCTTTCTATACCCTGGGCTGCAAGCTCAATTTCTCTGAGACCTCCACCCTCTCGCGCATCTTCCAGGAGCGTGGTTTTGAGAAGGTGGACTTCACAGACACGCCAGATATTTACGTCATCAATACCTGCTCTGTCACTGACAACGCAGACAAAAAATGCCGCAAGGTGGTAAAAGAGGCGCTCAAGCATTCGCCCAACGCCTTTATCACCATTGTGGGCTGCTACGCGCAATTGAAACCGAAGGAAATCTCTGAAATTCCGGGTGTAGATGCCGTGTTGGGCGCCGCCGAGAAATTCCAGTTGGTGGATATTTTGGCTACGTTTGAGAAAAAAGACGCCCCGCAGGTGCACGCCAGCCCCGTGTCAGAGGCCAACACTTTTGTGAACGCCTACTCCTTCGGGGACCGCACGCGCACGTTTCTGAAAGTTCAGGACGGCTGCGATTATTCCTGCACCTTCTGCACCATTCCGCAGGCTCGTGGCAAGTCAAGAAGCAACACCATTGAAAAAGTGGTGGACGAGGCTACCGAGATTGGCCTGTCTGGCGTGAAGGAGATTGTGCTGACGGGCGTGAACACCGGCGACTTCGGGTTGCAGGACGGCGAACGGAAGGAGAATTTCTTTCAATTGATTCAGGAACTGGACCGCGTGGAAACCGTTTCCCGGTTCCGGATTTCTTCTATTGAACCTAATTTGTTGAGTGAGGAGATTATCACGTTTGTGGCCAATTCTCAGCGGTTCATGCCGCATTTCCATGTGCCTTTGCAGTCGGGGAGCAACAAGATTCTGAAACTGATGCGGCGCCGCTATCTGCGGGAACTGTACGCCCAGCGCGTGGCCTGGATCAAAGCGGCCATGCCCCATGCCTGTATTGGAGTGGATGTGATTGTGGGTTTCCCCGGCGAGACCGAAGAAGATTTCCTGGAGACTTACAACTTCCTGAATGACCTGGACATCAGCTACCTGCACGTGTTCCCATATTCTGAGCGCGCCAACACGTCAGCTATTAATTTACCAGGCGTAGTGCCCCAGAAAGACCGAAACCGCCGCGCCGACATGCTCCGGATTCTGTCTGAGAAGAAAAAACGCGCGTTTTATGAAAGCCAGATAGGCTATGAAGGCCAGGTCTTGTTTGAAGCTGATATCACGGACGGCTACATGGAAGGCTTCACCGAAAACTACGTGCGCGTGGTGGCCAAGTATGACCCGGTGCTGGTGAACGAGCAGAAACACGTACGCCTTACCAACCTCACTCCCGCCGGATTAATGGAAGCCGAAGACACCTTCGCTGAAATGCTGGCCCACTAA
- a CDS encoding LTA synthase family protein, translating to MKQILSRSLGYFLFWTVLFLLCRALFLGYQHDRTAELTALEVANTFLYGLRMDLSFAAYLSAIPFLLFLLESILRRKAFLKVVNGYTYVLIILVALLVTVDLELYTAWGFRLDTTPMQYLNTPKEMLASTGSAPVFLLVFLFLLLAAAAWFGFSWVKRIWTPGDFKRRNYLPEISLSLFLLALLVLPIRGGWQQIPLNQSDVYFSQKIFANHAGVNVLWNVMHSVVKKNHDTKNPYIYLEEKEAQALVQELYQPKSDSVASLLRVKKPNVIFLILESYTAKFIGPLGGPADVTPNLNALAKEGILFNNIYASGDRSQKGMVALLSGYPVQPVASIVKTPRKTERLPQLASDLRKAGYYTSYYYGGELAFANLRSYLVNGQYDRLLEKADFPSEFYNSKWGVHDHLVLEKVLQDHQKPQEPFLTTIFTLSSHEPYDVPMPTKFMGADEPTQFKNSVYYTDKAVGDFINQAKKMPWWQNTVVVLVADHGHQFPGPDQNHAPGKFKIPLIMVGGALAVKDTVISTIGTQTDVVPTLLQQMGLPWQHYSWSKNLIDAKANSFAFYVFNDGFGMVTPQGTVTFDNTAKKVIEKDDAVTDHQLNQGKAYMQTSYADYLKR from the coding sequence GTGAAACAGATACTAAGCAGGTCTTTGGGGTACTTCCTTTTCTGGACCGTCCTTTTCCTTTTGTGCCGGGCGCTCTTTTTAGGGTACCAACATGATAGAACCGCGGAGTTGACCGCCTTGGAGGTAGCCAACACCTTTTTGTATGGCTTGCGCATGGATCTTTCCTTTGCCGCCTACCTGAGTGCTATTCCGTTCCTATTGTTTTTGCTGGAATCTATTTTAAGGAGGAAAGCCTTCTTGAAAGTGGTGAATGGGTACACGTATGTTTTGATTATATTGGTGGCGTTGCTGGTGACCGTTGACCTGGAACTGTACACGGCTTGGGGTTTCCGGTTAGACACCACGCCTATGCAATACCTGAACACACCCAAAGAAATGCTGGCCTCCACTGGGTCGGCGCCGGTGTTTTTGCTGGTTTTTCTGTTTCTGTTGCTAGCCGCGGCGGCTTGGTTTGGCTTTAGCTGGGTGAAAAGAATCTGGACGCCAGGCGATTTTAAAAGGAGAAATTATTTACCGGAGATTTCCCTCAGCCTTTTTTTGCTGGCCTTGTTGGTGTTGCCCATCAGGGGCGGCTGGCAGCAGATTCCCCTGAACCAAAGCGATGTGTATTTCTCCCAGAAGATTTTCGCCAACCATGCCGGCGTGAACGTGCTCTGGAACGTGATGCACTCGGTGGTCAAGAAAAACCATGACACCAAAAACCCATATATATACTTAGAAGAGAAAGAAGCCCAGGCCCTGGTGCAGGAACTGTATCAGCCTAAAAGCGACTCGGTGGCCTCTCTGCTGCGCGTGAAAAAACCCAACGTCATTTTCCTGATTCTGGAAAGCTACACGGCAAAATTCATCGGTCCTTTAGGAGGCCCGGCCGACGTCACGCCGAACCTGAACGCCCTGGCCAAAGAAGGTATTCTTTTCAATAACATATACGCCTCCGGTGACCGAAGCCAGAAAGGCATGGTGGCTTTGTTGAGCGGTTACCCGGTGCAGCCGGTGGCTTCCATTGTGAAAACACCCCGTAAAACAGAACGGCTGCCGCAGTTGGCCTCTGACCTGAGAAAGGCCGGGTATTATACCAGTTATTATTATGGCGGCGAACTGGCCTTTGCCAACCTGCGTTCCTATCTGGTGAACGGGCAATATGACCGCCTGCTGGAGAAAGCCGATTTCCCGAGTGAGTTCTACAATTCAAAGTGGGGCGTGCACGATCATTTGGTGCTGGAGAAAGTGCTGCAAGACCATCAGAAACCACAGGAGCCGTTCCTGACCACCATTTTCACGCTCAGCAGCCATGAACCGTATGATGTGCCCATGCCTACTAAATTCATGGGTGCCGACGAACCAACACAGTTCAAGAACTCGGTGTACTACACAGACAAAGCCGTGGGAGATTTTATAAATCAAGCCAAGAAAATGCCCTGGTGGCAGAACACGGTGGTGGTGTTGGTGGCAGACCATGGCCATCAATTCCCCGGTCCAGACCAAAACCACGCGCCTGGCAAATTCAAGATTCCGCTGATAATGGTGGGGGGCGCGCTGGCTGTAAAAGATACCGTCATTTCCACCATTGGTACCCAGACTGATGTGGTGCCCACGCTTCTGCAGCAGATGGGCTTGCCCTGGCAGCATTACAGCTGGAGCAAAAACCTGATAGATGCCAAAGCCAACAGCTTCGCGTTTTACGTGTTTAATGACGGCTTTGGGATGGTGACGCCCCAGGGAACGGTCACGTTTGACAACACCGCCAAAAAGGTCATTGAGAAAGACGACGCCGTTACAGACCACCAACTCAACCAAGGCAAGGCCTACATGCAGACCAGCTATGCAGATTATTTGAAACGATGA
- a CDS encoding glutamine synthetase III: MAILRFKALELVNQRPPVEVNLPSGKISDYFGINVFGQEAMRSTLSGDYFKRLQFAIKTGTKVDRHLADAVAAAMKTWALNKGATHYTHWFQPLTGETAEKHDSFFDLTSDGRAIEAFKGSALVQQEPDASSFPNGGIRNTFEARGYTAWDPTSPAFIIENAGAKTLCIPTIFVSYTGEALDYKAPLLKSLDLVERAALDVCQLFDKDVAKVTTTLGIEQEYFMVDRALFDARPDLVMAGRTVFGHAPAKGQQLEDHYFGAIPSRVHAFMVEFEAESHKLGIPLRTRHNEVAPNQFECAPTFEEANLAVDHNQILMDVMDRVAEKHNLKVLLHEKPFAGVNGSGKHNNWALSTDTGVNLLAPGRKPKENLQFLTFFITTIKAVHRYADLLRASIASASNDHRLGANEAPPAIMSVFVGKKLSEVLDELERTAKVPLDKGDNMYLKLGIDKIPEILLDNTDRNRTSPFAFTGNKFEFRAVGSSANCSNAMTILNAIVADQLLEFRDSVEAAIAKGKKKEVAIIDVLRDYVITSKDIRFEGNGYSKEWEEEAERRGLSNIRTTPVALDKLIDEQAEKLFTKHNIFNTRELHARHEILLEDYIKRVQIEARVIGDLANNHVIPTAVAYQTKLVQNIKGLRDIGLEDDEYTKTTLETIKNISRHLTVIKTNVEAMIEQRKIANKVEDTRERAIMYDAQVKSYFDTIRYSVDKLELIVDDEQWPLVKYREMLFSH; encoded by the coding sequence ATGGCCATTCTTCGTTTTAAAGCATTGGAGTTGGTGAACCAACGTCCGCCCGTGGAAGTCAATCTTCCTTCAGGCAAAATCTCTGATTATTTCGGAATCAATGTGTTTGGCCAGGAGGCCATGCGGTCCACCTTGTCCGGAGATTACTTCAAGCGTTTGCAGTTCGCCATTAAAACTGGCACCAAAGTAGACCGCCACCTGGCCGATGCCGTGGCCGCCGCCATGAAAACCTGGGCTTTGAACAAAGGCGCCACGCACTACACCCACTGGTTTCAGCCCCTTACCGGAGAAACCGCCGAAAAACACGATTCCTTTTTTGACCTGACCTCAGACGGACGCGCCATTGAAGCCTTTAAAGGCAGCGCCCTGGTGCAGCAGGAGCCAGACGCTTCTTCTTTCCCCAACGGCGGTATCAGAAATACCTTTGAAGCCCGCGGCTATACCGCCTGGGATCCAACTTCGCCCGCCTTTATTATTGAGAATGCCGGGGCCAAAACGTTGTGTATTCCTACCATTTTTGTATCGTACACCGGTGAAGCCCTTGACTACAAAGCGCCTTTGCTGAAAAGCCTGGACCTGGTGGAGAGAGCCGCCCTGGATGTTTGCCAACTGTTTGACAAAGACGTGGCCAAAGTGACCACCACGTTGGGCATTGAGCAGGAATACTTTATGGTTGACCGCGCGCTGTTTGACGCCAGACCAGACTTGGTGATGGCCGGCAGAACCGTATTCGGCCATGCGCCCGCCAAAGGACAGCAGTTAGAAGACCATTATTTCGGGGCAATTCCCTCCAGGGTGCATGCCTTTATGGTGGAATTTGAGGCCGAGTCGCACAAGTTGGGAATTCCGTTGAGAACCCGTCACAATGAAGTAGCCCCTAACCAGTTTGAGTGCGCGCCAACCTTTGAGGAAGCCAACCTGGCAGTGGACCATAACCAGATTTTGATGGATGTGATGGACCGCGTAGCCGAAAAACACAATCTCAAAGTTCTGTTGCATGAAAAACCATTCGCGGGCGTAAATGGCAGCGGAAAGCACAACAACTGGGCCCTGAGCACTGACACGGGCGTGAACCTGTTGGCCCCTGGCCGCAAACCGAAGGAAAATCTTCAGTTCCTCACCTTCTTCATCACCACCATTAAAGCCGTGCACCGCTACGCAGATTTGCTGCGCGCCAGCATTGCCTCTGCCAGCAATGACCACCGCCTGGGTGCCAATGAGGCGCCACCTGCCATCATGTCTGTGTTTGTGGGCAAGAAACTGAGCGAAGTTCTGGACGAGCTGGAGCGTACCGCCAAGGTTCCCCTGGACAAAGGCGATAACATGTACCTGAAATTGGGCATCGACAAAATCCCGGAAATTTTGTTGGACAACACAGACCGTAACCGTACCTCGCCTTTCGCGTTCACGGGCAACAAGTTTGAATTCAGAGCAGTAGGTTCTTCGGCCAACTGTTCCAACGCTATGACCATCCTCAACGCCATTGTAGCCGACCAGCTGCTGGAGTTCCGTGATTCGGTGGAAGCTGCCATCGCAAAAGGCAAGAAGAAAGAAGTGGCTATTATTGATGTGCTACGCGACTATGTGATCACGTCCAAAGACATCAGGTTTGAAGGCAACGGTTACAGCAAGGAGTGGGAAGAAGAGGCCGAGCGCCGCGGTTTGAGCAACATCAGAACCACGCCGGTAGCCTTGGACAAACTAATAGATGAGCAGGCTGAAAAACTTTTCACGAAGCATAACATCTTCAACACCCGTGAGTTGCATGCCCGCCATGAAATTTTACTGGAAGACTACATCAAGCGCGTGCAGATTGAGGCCCGCGTAATTGGCGACCTGGCCAACAACCACGTTATCCCGACGGCAGTAGCCTACCAAACCAAACTGGTGCAGAACATCAAAGGCCTGCGTGACATTGGCCTGGAAGACGATGAATACACCAAAACTACGCTGGAGACCATCAAGAATATATCCAGGCACCTCACCGTGATCAAGACCAACGTGGAAGCCATGATTGAGCAACGCAAAATTGCCAACAAGGTAGAAGACACCCGCGAGCGCGCCATCATGTATGACGCCCAGGTGAAAAGCTACTTTGACACCATCAGGTACAGCGTTGACAAACTGGAACTGATTGTGGATGATGAGCAGTGGCCGCTGGTGAAATACAGAGAAATGCTGTTCAGCCACTAA
- the ispG gene encoding (E)-4-hydroxy-3-methylbut-2-enyl-diphosphate synthase, protein MNTSSGTLGGLYCPSLTDYTRRLSREVRIGDLAMGGNNPIRVQSMTTVDTMDTLGSVEQVIKMVEAGCEYVRITAPSVKEAENLGVIKNELRARGYSVPLIADIHFTPNAAELAARLVEKVRVNPGNYADKKKFQVIDYTDVTYQAELDRIRERFTPLVNICKEYGTAMRIGTNHGSLSDRILSRYGDTPLGMVESALEFLRICEDLNYYDVVLSMKASNTQVMVQAYRLLVQKLETEGLQPYPLHLGVTEAGEGEDGRIKSAVGIGTLLEDGLGDTVRVSLTEAPELEAPVAKMLIDRYTSRAGHTPIMPVEKLPYNPFQYHRRETREVLNLGGHNVPRVVADLSRLPEITFEDLRPIGHIYSPALDKFHMSDQGADFVYSGSAPILFMLPNGLKEILDYTAWLEAEKRDDRYPLYTAMQFETADTWHAQLNFVQVSFGQLTHDFIETLHNRPDVVLLLETENTHAMPEQRRAFMRLLNQAQPVPVIIKRSYEDLTDEQVQLYAATDVGGLLIDGLGDGIMLSTQDLSHRSKEEWGFTLDGLNKLAFGILQAARTRMSKTEYISCPSCGRTLFDLQETTAMIRKRTDHLKGVKIGIMGCIVNGPGEMADADYGYVGVGKGKIALYRGQTVIKKSVPEERAVDELIELIREDGNWIEPLRA, encoded by the coding sequence ATGAACACTTCCTCTGGTACCCTTGGCGGCCTTTACTGCCCCAGTCTAACTGATTACACCCGTCGCCTTTCCCGAGAAGTCCGTATTGGGGACCTCGCCATGGGCGGAAATAACCCTATACGCGTGCAATCCATGACCACGGTTGACACCATGGACACCCTGGGTTCTGTGGAACAGGTCATTAAAATGGTGGAGGCCGGTTGTGAATACGTGCGCATTACCGCGCCCAGCGTGAAAGAGGCTGAAAACCTGGGAGTGATTAAAAATGAACTTCGGGCCCGAGGTTACTCGGTTCCGTTGATCGCCGACATCCATTTCACGCCCAACGCCGCCGAACTGGCCGCGCGCCTGGTAGAGAAAGTACGCGTGAACCCCGGCAACTACGCTGATAAAAAGAAATTCCAAGTTATTGACTACACAGATGTTACCTACCAAGCCGAGCTGGACCGCATTAGGGAACGCTTCACGCCGCTGGTGAACATCTGCAAAGAATACGGCACGGCTATGCGCATTGGCACCAACCACGGTTCGCTCTCTGACCGGATCCTGAGCCGCTACGGAGATACGCCGCTGGGCATGGTGGAAAGCGCCCTGGAGTTCTTGCGCATCTGCGAGGACCTGAACTATTATGATGTGGTCCTTTCCATGAAAGCCAGCAATACCCAGGTCATGGTCCAGGCCTACCGGCTCTTGGTGCAGAAACTGGAAACCGAAGGCTTGCAACCGTACCCCTTGCATTTAGGCGTAACCGAAGCCGGGGAAGGCGAGGACGGCCGTATAAAATCTGCCGTAGGCATCGGCACGTTGCTGGAAGACGGTTTGGGCGACACGGTACGCGTTTCGTTGACGGAGGCGCCAGAATTGGAAGCACCCGTAGCCAAAATGCTCATTGACCGCTATACTTCCCGCGCCGGGCACACGCCTATCATGCCCGTTGAAAAACTGCCCTATAACCCGTTCCAATACCACCGGCGCGAAACCCGTGAAGTCCTGAACCTGGGCGGCCACAATGTGCCGCGCGTAGTGGCAGACTTGAGCCGACTGCCTGAGATTACCTTTGAGGATCTTCGGCCTATTGGTCATATCTATTCTCCGGCCCTGGATAAATTCCACATGAGTGACCAAGGGGCCGATTTTGTCTATTCCGGAAGCGCGCCCATTTTGTTCATGCTGCCCAACGGCCTGAAGGAAATTCTGGACTATACCGCCTGGCTAGAAGCCGAGAAACGCGACGACCGCTACCCGCTCTACACCGCCATGCAGTTTGAGACGGCAGACACCTGGCACGCGCAGCTGAACTTCGTGCAAGTATCCTTCGGGCAACTAACGCATGATTTCATTGAAACGCTGCACAACCGCCCAGACGTGGTCCTGCTGCTGGAAACCGAAAACACACACGCCATGCCGGAGCAGCGCCGAGCCTTCATGCGTCTACTAAACCAAGCACAACCTGTTCCGGTCATCATAAAACGTTCCTACGAAGACCTCACCGACGAGCAGGTGCAACTCTACGCCGCCACCGACGTGGGCGGTCTCCTGATTGATGGCCTGGGCGACGGAATCATGCTCAGCACTCAGGACTTAAGCCACCGGAGCAAAGAGGAATGGGGCTTTACCCTAGATGGACTGAACAAACTGGCCTTCGGGATTTTGCAGGCAGCCCGCACGCGCATGAGCAAAACCGAGTACATCAGTTGCCCCAGCTGCGGCCGTACCTTGTTTGACCTGCAGGAAACCACCGCCATGATCAGAAAACGTACAGATCATTTAAAGGGCGTGAAGATTGGCATTATGGGCTGCATTGTGAACGGTCCTGGTGAAATGGCAGATGCAGATTATGGATACGTTGGGGTTGGCAAAGGCAAAATCGCCCTGTACCGTGGCCAGACTGTGATCAAGAAATCTGTGCCAGAGGAGCGAGCTGTGGATGAGTTGATAGAGTTGATTAGGGAAGACGGGAATTGGATTGAACCGCTTCGGGCATAA
- a CDS encoding acyltransferase, with amino-acid sequence MVNNLPQPASHSFEEERYIYSNVRVFAAFSVLLGHAAGPLLSSFTTFNKGEWWIGNLYVSFFRSGLPLFLFLTGALLLPKANDLTFVLKRFKRILIPALIWNLVYAFLSKDPEISGRVNDFSVLFSNNSYHLWFVYVMLLVYLFMPFLFMLAQSSYTKWVVIYTLFYLILLVVYVYYRPIFKSYTGLYYGIHAFVYGYYILIGFKLLKWAYNKSIVLGLSLFFGGFLLSLIGSYLVLDEQHAMHRLLHNSFNLHIFLKAIGAFILIKNITKLLPLNLNRIFDRLGNYCFGVYLIHPLVFNYSFLYKFGSEYHFSDHFFLVALNSIICFLLSLLIVFMFSKIPSGKYLY; translated from the coding sequence ATGGTTAATAACCTTCCTCAACCTGCCAGTCATTCGTTCGAAGAAGAAAGATATATCTACAGCAATGTGAGGGTATTCGCTGCTTTTTCTGTTTTACTTGGGCACGCAGCAGGTCCATTGTTAAGCTCATTTACGACCTTTAATAAAGGTGAGTGGTGGATAGGGAATTTATATGTTTCGTTTTTCAGGTCAGGTCTGCCATTGTTCCTTTTTCTAACAGGTGCTCTATTGTTGCCAAAAGCCAACGATTTAACATTTGTTCTTAAAAGATTTAAAAGAATTTTAATACCAGCCTTGATTTGGAACTTGGTTTACGCGTTTTTAAGTAAAGACCCAGAAATATCAGGAAGGGTCAATGACTTTTCTGTGCTATTTTCTAATAATTCTTACCATCTATGGTTTGTATACGTGATGCTGCTGGTGTATCTATTCATGCCTTTTTTATTTATGCTGGCACAGAGTTCCTATACAAAATGGGTTGTAATCTATACACTATTTTATTTAATATTGTTGGTGGTGTATGTCTATTATAGACCTATTTTTAAAAGCTATACGGGTTTATATTATGGAATCCATGCATTTGTATATGGATATTACATCTTAATAGGTTTTAAACTTCTAAAATGGGCATATAACAAAAGTATTGTTCTAGGCCTTTCTCTTTTTTTTGGGGGATTCCTGTTAAGCTTAATTGGTTCGTATTTGGTTCTGGATGAACAACATGCCATGCATAGATTATTGCATAATAGCTTTAATTTACATATATTCTTAAAAGCTATAGGAGCATTTATTCTTATAAAGAACATAACAAAGCTACTTCCTTTAAATTTGAACAGAATTTTTGATAGGCTTGGCAATTATTGTTTTGGCGTTTATTTAATACATCCTTTGGTTTTTAACTATTCGTTCCTTTACAAGTTTGGGTCTGAATATCATTTTAGTGACCATTTTTTTCTGGTGGCACTGAATTCAATTATCTGTTTTTTACTTTCCCTACTGATAGTGTTTATGTTTAGTAAAATACCTAGCGGAAAGTATTTATATTAA
- a CDS encoding DUF6728 family protein, which yields MKGLFDFTEVATYFFRKKDPNRKTNFNLRTMHLINKISMIMFLCGLVYLVIKLMTR from the coding sequence ATGAAAGGCTTATTTGATTTTACTGAAGTGGCTACTTATTTCTTCCGGAAAAAGGATCCCAACCGCAAGACAAATTTCAACCTGCGGACCATGCACCTGATTAATAAAATTTCCATGATCATGTTCCTGTGTGGTCTGGTGTATTTGGTGATTAAATTAATGACGCGCTAA
- a CDS encoding MmcQ/YjbR family DNA-binding protein has protein sequence MWTQAFGGFCISCILAGMNIEEFREYCLSKPHAEETTPFGEDNLVYKVAGKMFAMCTLNSYAEGVNLKCDPERAAELREQYPAIKPGFHMNKKHWNTVLPEAFLPMGLLPELIDHSYDLVVQGLPRKVRQELEQLNG, from the coding sequence TTGTGGACTCAGGCTTTTGGCGGTTTCTGCATTTCCTGTATTTTGGCGGGCATGAACATAGAGGAATTCAGAGAGTATTGCCTAAGCAAACCCCACGCGGAGGAGACCACGCCCTTTGGGGAAGACAATCTGGTGTACAAAGTGGCCGGCAAGATGTTCGCCATGTGTACGCTTAACTCGTATGCCGAGGGCGTGAACCTGAAATGTGACCCGGAACGGGCAGCCGAACTCCGGGAACAGTACCCCGCCATAAAGCCCGGTTTCCACATGAATAAAAAGCACTGGAACACGGTCTTGCCCGAGGCCTTCTTGCCCATGGGCCTGCTGCCTGAATTGATAGACCATTCCTATGATCTGGTGGTGCAAGGCTTGCCCAGGAAAGTGCGGCAAGAATTGGAACAGCTCAACGGCTAA